AGCCCGGTTCATCTGGCCGGTGGTATTGATAATAATTGGTATGGTCACGATTCTCAAGCGAAATGATGACAACTGGTGGCACCACCGTCATGAGAAAAGATACTGGAAAAATTATTACAAGGAACAATATGGAAAAGCAGACTATAGCGGCTATGTGGCACCTGAACATTCAGGCGAGAACTTTTCGGATGATGTAATCAATTCTTCCGCCATCTTCAGCGGTGTCAATAAACTGGTACTTTCCAAAAATTTTAAGGGTGGCTATGTGTCCAGTATTTTCGGTGGCATGGACCTGAACCTTACCCAGGCTGATATCCAGGGCACAGCTGTACTCGACGTTTCCGCCATCTTCGGAGGATGTGAGATCGTAGTACCTTCCAACTGGGTCGTGAAAACAGACGTAACAACCGTTATGGGTGGTATTGAAGATAAACGTTCGCCAGAACTGATGCGGGTAGCGGCAGCAGATAAAACACTGCTGATCAAGGGTAGCTGTATCTTCGGCGGTATTGAAATCAAGAGTTACATATAAATTGAAATAACATCCTGTTAACCCCTTTACTATATTCTTTATAATCCTAAAAACTTCGAATATGCATTGGTTTGTTGCAAAAGTCGTTTACCAGATTATAAGCGGTAATGGAAACCACACACCGCAATTTGATGAACAAATCCGCCTGATTAGCGCGGTGACTAAAAAAGACGCATTAGAAAAGGCCCATCAGATCGGCATCCAGGAACAATATGCATTTAAGAACCTGCAGGAAGAACTGGTACAGTGGAAATTTATCAATGTACCGGAGGTATATGATATCAATCAGCTGACAGATGGCATGGAAGTATATTCCAGAATAGAAGAACCGGGAGATCCCAAGTCATATTTAGCATGGTTGCAGACGAAGTCTGCACAACTGCAGGATCAACCTTTAGTAGAAATTCATTAAACTACACCTGTTTGGCAAAGACGATCTATAGCGGCAACGCGGGTAAAGTATTTACGGCAACATTCAGTATCGCCTTCGTTGTTTATACTTTACTGTTATGGCAATGGTTTGATTTTCCATTCTGGCAGTCGATTACAGATGGCTCTGTACATACCTGCCTGTTAGCTGCGGTTTGTCTGCTGATCAGTTCCAATCTGGCATACTACCGGCCCGGCGACGGAATGATTCAATTCATGTATGTGACGGTAGTGAGTATGGCCATGACATTCTTATGGGTGGCGGCTTCACAGTGGATACTGTTTAAAACTTTTTCCGGCGATGCCTACTACCTGATATGGTTGAACAAGGCTATTCCCGTATACTGTATCGTGGGCTGGATGATCATTACAGGGATTGGCTTCCGCAGTATTATGATGTACGATTTGGAAGAACAGCGGGAGCAGTCGAAACGAAAAGAAGATACCGAAAAGATCGTGCGTGAGGCAGAGCTTTTCAAATTACGCCAACAGTTACAACCGCATTTTCTTTTCAACAGTCTCAATTCCATCAATGCGTTGATAATGCTAAGGCCGCACCAGGCAAGGGAAATGGTGCTCAAGCTCTCGGATTTCCTTCGTGGGTCGCTGAAGAGAGAAGATGACCAGTGGATATCGCTGATAGATGAATTACAGTACCTGGGACTTTACCTGGATATAGAAAAAGTAAGATTCGGACATCGTTTAACCACCAACGTTATATACGATGAATCAGCGGAGAAAATGTATATGCCGCCTATGTTGCTGCAACCGGTGGTAGAAAATGCCATCAAATTCGGGTTATACGACACTACTGGCGAGATCGCCATCAATATAAAAGCCTGGGGCGTGGACAGTATGCTCTATCTGGAAGTACAGAATCCTTTCGATACAGCCATGCAGCCCGTTCATAAAGGCACCGGCTTTGGCCTTGCATCCATTAGACGCAGGTTGTACCTCCTCTTTGCGAGGCACGACCTGCTGGAAACCTCCACAGTCGATAATATTTATACAACGTTGATTAAAGTACCACAAACACATGATAAAAGCAGTAATAATTGATGATGAACCGCTGGCGAGAGCTGTAGTACTGGAGTATCTGATGGACTATCCACAGGTGCAGGTATTACAGGAATGCAACGATGGATTTGAAGGACTCAAAGCCATCCAGCAACACCAGCCGGATATCATCTTCCTGGATATACAAATGCCTAAAATTACTGGCTTCGAGATGCTGGAACTGGTAGAAAACATGCCCGCAGTTATTTTTACGACTGCCTTTGAAGAACACGCCATCAGGGCTTTTGAGGTGAATGCGGTGGATTATCTGCTGAAACCTTTTTCAAAAGACCGCTTTGATAAAGCATTACAGAAATGGTTAGGCAAGTATACGGCGCCGGCACCCGTGGCAGTACCGGAAACCAATGCACTGCTGGAAGCTGCGGGCGCTTCACCGGTGCAAAGTAACCGGGTGGTCATCAAGATCAATGGAAAGATCAAGATCATCCCGGTACATGACATCCATTACCTGGAAGCAGCAGATGATTATGTGAAAATTGTGACGCCGGAAGGGAATTTCCTTAAAAACAAGACGATGGCTTTCTTTGAGCAAACACTGGACCCACAGCAGTTTACAAGGGTACATCGGTCCTATATACTCAATGTGAACCAGGTGGTAAGAATAGATCCGTATGAAAAGGAAAATCATCTGGCTATCCTGAAAAGCGGCGCTAAAGTATTGGTAAGTAAAACGGGGTATCCCCGACTGAAAGCGGCTTTAGGGTTATAGTTCTTTTACCTTCACTCAGCCGGAGGTAAAAGAATGCCTTAAAAGCATTATCGATAAGCTTTCAATAACGCCCTGCAGATGCCTTCGGCGCCTGCAGGGCGTTTTCCGTTTCGGGTAACAAAAGAATTGTTAAAAAATTGACATTTTTCGATATATCTGTCCTGTGATATAATAGAATCAATTATTTTCGTGCCCGTTTATACATAATCTTCAATATTATTAATTTATGAAGCAAACGGTACCTACTCTCGCGCTGCTGCTGACACTGGCAGCTTGTGGCGGTGGCGCTTCGTCTGATCAGGCGAAGACGGAAGAAAAAAAAGAAGCAGCTGTAGCAGCTGGAACTACCTACACTATTGACACTGCAGCAACTGATGTTACCTGGCGCGGTACCCACAAAGGTGGTATGGCTCCACGCTTTGGTATTATCAAAGTTACTGGCGGCGATCTGACTGTTGATAATGGTGCTGTAACTGCAGGTACCTTCGACATTGACATGAACAGCCTGACTGTTGATCCTGCTTCTGTTACCGAACCAGGTAAAAAGCCTGAAGATCTGGCTGGTCACCTGAAAAGCCCTGATTTCTTTGATACCGCTAAGCATCCAGGTGCTAAATTCGTTATCACCGGTGTTGCTCCTTTCGACAGCACTAAACAGAAAAGTCTGCTCGCAGGTGCTACTAACCTGATCAGCGGTAACCTTACCCTGAAAGACAGCACCCTGAACATCACTTTCCCTGCACAAATCACTGTTTCTGCAACTGAAGTTACTGCTAACGCTAAATTCGTTATCGACAGATCTGCATGGGGTATCAGCTACAAAACAGAAGGTAGCCCTGAAAACTGGATGATCAGCAAAGATGTAGAAATTGGTTTCAGCGTTAAAGCTGCTAAAAAATAATTTCTGATTGCATTTTCTTGAAAATGCAGCAATTGAAAGCAAAAGGCCCTTCCCGAATCAGTCGGGAAGGGCCTTTTGCTTTGGAATAAATATTATTGATTGATGCGGGAGAAGAGTCTTTCCAGCTTTTCCTTTTTCAGAATTTTCTGTACCTGTGTACCGCTGGCAATCAGCCGGGTACCTTCATATGCTTCATAACTACAGCTGATTTCATGGTGCTGAATGCCGGTGATGGTAGCGGTAAATGTAACGGTACTATTGATTAACGCCGGCGCATGATGAACCACAGTAAGCGCGGTGCCGATCCCTTCTTCATCTTCATCTTTCATGTCCAGTACAAAGAGGCGGCAGCACCATTCTGCATCACGTGCCAGTGCGAAGGTGGCATATACGGGATGTACCTGGCCACTGTCGAAGGCGGCGGTATCAGCTGCACTGACTATACGTTCAAAGGTTTTGGTATCGCCGGGTTGGAAGAGCTGTTGCATATGATTTATTGTACTACCAGTACAGGAATGTTTACTTTATGCCTTACCTGATTGGCTGTTTCTCCGTAAATAATATCTTTTAATCCTTTGTGGCCGTGGCCTCCCAGTACCAGGAAGTCTGCTTTTTCTTCCCGCACAATCCTGGCAATTTCATTGGACCTGCGTCTGAAACCTAGTACCCCTTTGGCTTTGATATTCCTGCTTTTGAGCAGGGCAAGATAGGTGTCCAGCTGTTCCTGGTCTTTACGGGTTTCGAGGTCATCGCTATCTTTCCCGAAATATTTGGCAGAGGCGCTTTCCACGATATGGATCAGCACATACTCCGTATGTTCGTTGCCGTTAGCGATAGCGCTACGAATAACTTTTTCGTCCTGTTTACCGAATTCCAGTGCGATGGCGATACGGTAATAGGTGGGGTGTTCCAGTTCACCGAGCGTTACCTGTGCAGGGTGGATATTGGTGCTGGTAGGGGTTTTGCGATACCTTGTAAACAGCGGGTAAACGACAGTGTATACCAGCAGGGCGAGAAAAGCCAGGCCCAGTATGATGATGAGGGCATCAACAGCAGGGGAGTGGCCGCCTGTAATATAGTCTCTGGCTTCTTCGTATACCATACGGATATTTAGATAAACCAATATTGCTGCAATGATCCAGCTGAGAATTTTCAGCGGGGTACCGATAACATAGTCGCCCATGGTTTGCCTGTCGCTGACGAAATGTATCAGTGGTATGATGGCAAATCCGAGTTGCATGCTCAGGAGTACCTGGCTGAATACCAGCAGGGCACCTACTTCCTTGTCGCCGGCAATGAGGATAACCAGTAATGCCGGGATGATGGCCAGCAACCGGGTGATGAGCCGGCGCAGCCATGGATTGATACGCAGGTGAAGGTAGCCTTCCATTACTATTTGTCCGGCCAGTGTTCCGGTAACGGTGGAACTTTGTCCGGCGGCGATCAGCGCTACTGCAAACAGTATGGGGGCCAGTTTGGTGCCTAGTAATTTTTCCAGCAGTTCGTGTGCGTCCTGTATTTCCGCGATTTGTGTGTGTCCGGCCGTGTAGAATACGGCTGCTGCCAGGATAAGGATGGCAGCATTGACAAGAAATGCCAGGTTGAGCGCGATCGTACTGTCTATAAAGTTAAGTTTTATTGCCTGGCGGATACCTTTGTCGTCCCGTTTTATTTTGCGTGTCTGTACCAGTGCGGAGTGCAGGTAGAGGTTGTGTGGCATGACGGTGGCGCCGATGATACCGATGGCGATATAGAGGGCAGTATTGTCGGGGATAGAAGGGATAAAGCCTTTGACCACTTCATTCATGTGTGGTTTGGCCAGGATCAGTTCTATGAGGAAGGAGGTGCCTACGATGGCTACCAGGGCTACGATGAATGCCTCCATTTTACGCATGCCGAATCGCTGGAGTACGAGTAGGAGGAAAGTATCCAGTACGGTCAGACTAACGCCCCATATGAGTGGCAGGCCGGTAAGGAGTTGTATCCCGATGGCCATACCGAGCACTTCGGCGAGGTCTGTGGCAGCGATGGCTATTTCAGCCAGGATATAAAGAACAAAATTAATGAAGGGCGGATAGGTTTCCCTGTTTGCCTGGGCAAGGTCGCGGCCGCGGACGATGCCAAGGCGGGCGCTGAGGCTCTGCAGGAGCAGGGCCATGAGGTTACTCATGAGCAGTACCCAGAGTAACGTATAACCATATTTACTACCTCCGGCGAGGTCGGTGGCCCAGTTGCCCGGGTCCATATAGCCTACGCTTACGAGGTAGGCTGGTCCGAAGAATGCAAAGATCTTTTTCCATTTCGACTTACTGCCGGTGTCAATACTTTCATGTACTTCACTTAATGACGGTCCCATTTGAATAGAATGTTATAGCGGTCTGACCATGATATTTTTCGCTACCTGTTCACTGATGGTGATAGCGGGTTGATTTTTAACTTTTATTTCGAGTGAGTTATCGAACTCATAGTGTGCAATAATTTCCAGCTGGGTGCCCAGTTTGATGCCTTTAGCGTTGAGAAAGGCCAGCAGGGCAGAGGACTGATCGCTTACGGCGGTTACTACCAGCCTTTTGGCATTGGCCTGGTCCAGCGAGGTTTGCGGCCTGGATTTGATCATTTTACCGTTGGCGTCCGGGATGGGGTCGCCATGAGGATCGATGACCGGGTTGCCGAGGAATTCGCTGAGGCGGTTGATGAGTTTCTCGCTGCGTACATGTTCCAGCTCTTCCGCCAGTTCATGTACTTCATCCCAGCTAAAGGAGAGCTTGTCTACCAGGAAGCATTCCCACAGGCGGTGCCTGCGAACGATCTGCAACGCAGCTTTGCGGCCATCGGCGGTCAGGGTGATGCCCTGGTATTTTTCGTAGTCTATCAGTTTTTTCTCCTTGAGCTTTTTGGCCATGTCGGTTACAGAGGCCGGTTTGGTGTCCAGTTCATAGGCAATGGCGTTGGTGGTAACCGCTGCGTCGCCTTCCTGTAACTTAAAAATGGCTTTAATATAATTCTCTTCCGCAACTGATAAATTCATACGACCTAAATTAAAGTTTAGACAAATCTAAATAATAAAAACGAACTTTTATATATCCGGTATGTTTTTTGTTTTTAGTCGCGCACATATCAAAATTATATTTAACTTTTCGCCCAGAATTTATCTATTAATGAAGCGTTATCTGTTATTATTATTGGCAATAGGTGTATTAGCGGCCTGTAAATCAAAGAAGAGCACCGGAAACGGCAGGGTAGAGCCTATGACCCTGGAGGATTTTCGTGATCTGTTTACTGCTACTGAGCTACCATATAAATTACAATCAGACTCCCTGATGCGGAAGCAGCCGGATTCGCTGGCCCTCGACACCGCAGATATTCATCAATTCCTTACTGACACACTTACCAAAGGTGATTTCGGAAAAAATGAGAAAGTACGTTTCTGGCCTTTGCAACGTATAAAGGGAAATGTGGTCGATTACCTGGTGGTACGCGCTGCGGGTAAATCAGGAACAGTGGCTTATCTGTGCTTTATGGATAAGAAAAAAGGTCATTTCCTGAAAAGGATTCGTGTAGCCGATAACGGTAGTAACGGTACATTTACCTCCGTTAATATTGACAATAAGAATGTGATCAAGCTGACAACAGAAGTACCACACGGTGATACGAGAGATGTACAGCGCGAAGATTTCTATGGTGTAGGTGCTGACGGTACTACTACGCTGATCATGACCAATAGCACCAGTCCAAGCAAGCCCGGAGAGATTTATAACCCACTGGATACGCTGCCACGCAAGCATAAATTCAGCGGCGATTATATGTCCGGGGATATGAGCCTGGTCTCTATCCGCGATGGTGAAGATGGTAAAACATTCCAGTTCTTTATCACCTTCACGAAAGACAACGGTAATTGTAAAGGGGAGGTTTCCGGTGTGGGACAATACCTGGCAGGTAACAGGGGAGAGTACAAAGACAAAGGTTCTTCCTGTGGTATTTCCTTCCAGTTTTCCACTGGCCGTGTAAGCATTCATGAGATCGGAGGATGCGGTGCTTACCGTGGTATCAAGTGTTTCTTCGAAGGTAATTTTGCGAAGAAGGCAGAGAAGAAAACTGAGAAGAAAAAGAAAAAGTAATTGCACAAGTTGTATAAAAATTGACAACAATCAGGACTGATCTATGGTTAGTCCTGATTTTTTTTATATCATTGCAAAGTCTTACTGGATAAGTGTTTGAACTTCATGTAGATAAATATGTGTTGAAATATTTTTACCATTTTCAGAAAATAAATTTGGTAGAATCAAATAAGATTATACCTTTGCAATCCCTTCAAACGAAAGGCTTGAGGGTCGAAGAAAAAACGGGAGTTTAGCTCAGCTGGTTCAGAGCATCTGCCTTACAAGCAGAGGGTCGATGGTTCGAATCCGTCAACTCCCACTACTTCAAACAAATTAGCAAAAGATCTTTCGAGGGAGTTTAGCTCAGCTGGTTCAGAGCATCTGCCTTACAAGCAGAGGGTCGATGGTTCGAATCCGTCAACTCCCACTACTTTAAACAAATTAGAAAAGATCTTTTCAGGGAGTTTAGCTCAGCTGGTTCAGAGCATCTGCCTTACAAGCAGAGGGTCGATGGTTCGAATCCGTCAACTCCCACCACATCAACAAATTAGTAAAGATCTTTCGAGGGAGTTTAGCTCAGCTGGTTCAGAGCATCTGCCTTACAAGCAGAGGGTCGATGGTTCGAATCCGTCAACTCCCACTTCTTAAAAGTCCTGCGGTTTCGTAGGGCTTTTTTTATTTTACCACCTTCGGTGGATTTTCTTTCTCGCAAAGGGGCAAAGCAGCAAAGGCCTGTGTTTTGTTGTTTGTAAGGTCGGTTTTTGGGTTTAGGTAGATGATTGTGCTTTACTTCTTCCGCTCTTTTTATTACTTTCAGATATCCTTAACCTATCATCTTTCCCTATGTCAGCATTACTCACTTTCAGACGTTTTAACACGGCACAGGAAGCTGCGGAAATCGTAGAAATTCTTCAGTCGCATAATATCCCGGTAGCATATGAAGAAGAAGTGTTGTTGATGGATTCCATTTATCTGGGCCAGAACTTTGACCGCCGCCACCTGGTGAAAATTCCTGCAGAAGATTTTACTGCTGCCAATAAACTTATAACAGACCTGATACAGGTGTCGCTTGATGATGTTGATCCGGATTATTACCTGCTTTCTTTTTCTGTAGATGAACTAAAGGAGATCATTGAGAAAAAAGATGAATGGGGTGAATACGATTACGTATTGGCAAAGCAGCTGCTGGAAAAAAAGGGTATCACCTATACACCTGAACAAATCAAGGAAGTAAGTGCTGTCAGAAAAGAAGAATTATCCCAACCCAAACAGCTGCCTGCTGGCTTACTGCTATTAGGATTTTTAGCTCCTTTGTTCTGGTTTACGTTTATGCCTTTCAGTACTGTATTGGGCTTTCTGGGCTTCATTATTGGTGGTTCTGCATGGATGACCAGAAGGACTTTGCCGGACGGCACCCGGCAGTACGCATTTACGCAGGCATCCCGCAACAATGGGAAATGGATGATAATTGTCGGGATAGCAGGTTTCCTGCTTTACATCGCTTATATCGTCTATCTGGCAGATAGGCGGGGATAATCATCTGCCCTGAAAATTATAAAAAGAGGTCTCTACTCAGTAGAGACCCCTTTTCCTGTTTATATCTTTGTTGTGTTATCTATTTTTTCGGTTTGAAAATACGTTTCACTGCCTTACCCAATTTGCTCAGGTTAGCCAGCTGTTCCTGTATCGGTGCCAGGGTAAGATCTTCCGGTTGTATACCCGCTTCTACATAATCGATGGCAGTTTGTTCAGGATATAGCAAAATTGCGTTATTATCCTTGAAATGGCGGCTTATCTTACCTGGAATGGATTCCATGGATGCATTGTAGGAAAGAGAGCCTTTTCGGGCTGTTACAATCACAATGAGATCGTTTTTGGTTACCTCTTTCGTGAGTGCCTGTGAATTTTCGATGCCTTCATTGGATTTGTAGGTGATATCGATACTCACTTTTGTTTTTACAATAAACCCATCGATAACAGACTGGGTAGATTCGGCGCAGAACACGACCAGCTTGGCGCCGGATTGTTTTGCCAGCATCAGCATTTTCTGCAGATAATGAAGGAATCCGATTTCATATTCCGCATTTTTAGGCAGCGCCAGCACCATTTTTTTGGTGGTATTCAGCGGGTACTGGAAGCTGCATACATAAATCGTTTCCCATACGCTTTGCAATACGTTGTCCAGTGTGCTACCAAAGAAAGATCCCAGGAAACGGTCTGTGGCGCTGGTTTTATCTGTCCAGCCAAGGATGACATCACTTACCATCAGCTCTTTGGCGGCCCTGGAGATGCCATCAGAGATATTCAGGTCGATACGGGTGACTACCTGCAACTGACTTTCGGTGGCAGCCGCATGAATAACCGCTTTTTCCATCATCTTATTGCTGGCATGTATACTTTCCTTTGCGGCCGGGTTGTCCTGCACGATGGCCAGCGGGTAAATAGGCGTGGCGGCGTGCGGATCTTTAATCATCACGGCGAAGTCGAGCAGGGATTCTATACGTTCCGGATTGGCTACGGGGATCAGTATACGTTCAGGTTGGTCCGGCAATTCGGGTTTCTCTGATGCTTCCTGGATAGCCAGTTTACGGCCGGCGTTTTCTGTTACGAAAGAGCCTACCAGGCAGGTACACAGAATCAGTATGACTGTTCCGTTCAACACGTTTTCATCAACAATGTGCATGTTGAAACCGATGAGTATTACCGCGATGGTGGCGGCCGCATGGGCACTACTCAACCCGAATATTACATTGCGTTGTGTGTTGCTGTAACCGAATACCAGCTGTGTAAACCAGGCGGCGAGCCATTTGCTGCTGAGGGCCATACCTGTAAGCGCACCAGCAATAATCAGGGCTTCAGGGCCTTTCAGCAATACGCGCAAATCTACCAGCATACCTACACTGATCAGGAAGAAGGGAATGAAGATGGCATTACCCACAAATTCAATTCTGTTCATCAATGGGGAGGTATGGGGGATGAGCTGGTTCAGTGCCAGACCGGCCAGGAATGCGCCGATAATACCTTCCACGCCTGCCAGTTCGGCCAGGAATGCAGCGGCAAATACCAGTGCCAGCACAAATATGAAGTGAGAAGTTTTATCGTCTTTGATTTTCTTAAAAAACCATCTTCCCAGCATAGGGAATACCCAAAGTATGATGACGGCAAAGATGAGGAGGGAAACGCTGAGTCTTACCCAGAATTCTGTGTTCAGGTTACCTGCCTGTGCCCCGGTGATAACAGCGAGAATCAACAGCACAGCAGTATCCGTAATGATGGTGCCCCCCACCGCCACGGTGACGGCTTCATTTTTGGTGATGCCCAGCCGGCTGGC
This window of the Chitinophaga sp. Cy-1792 genome carries:
- a CDS encoding LiaF domain-containing protein; this translates as MTNSETEIKKADKPRRRNGLGGIIFILIGAALLLRQFALDLPYWLFSWQMLLIVIGLLVGIKHNFRGGGWLILILIGGVFLAGEILAWPYNTARFIWPVVLIIIGMVTILKRNDDNWWHHRHEKRYWKNYYKEQYGKADYSGYVAPEHSGENFSDDVINSSAIFSGVNKLVLSKNFKGGYVSSIFGGMDLNLTQADIQGTAVLDVSAIFGGCEIVVPSNWVVKTDVTTVMGGIEDKRSPELMRVAAADKTLLIKGSCIFGGIEIKSYI
- a CDS encoding DUF4288 domain-containing protein; protein product: MHWFVAKVVYQIISGNGNHTPQFDEQIRLISAVTKKDALEKAHQIGIQEQYAFKNLQEELVQWKFINVPEVYDINQLTDGMEVYSRIEEPGDPKSYLAWLQTKSAQLQDQPLVEIH
- a CDS encoding sensor histidine kinase, whose product is MAKTIYSGNAGKVFTATFSIAFVVYTLLLWQWFDFPFWQSITDGSVHTCLLAAVCLLISSNLAYYRPGDGMIQFMYVTVVSMAMTFLWVAASQWILFKTFSGDAYYLIWLNKAIPVYCIVGWMIITGIGFRSIMMYDLEEQREQSKRKEDTEKIVREAELFKLRQQLQPHFLFNSLNSINALIMLRPHQAREMVLKLSDFLRGSLKREDDQWISLIDELQYLGLYLDIEKVRFGHRLTTNVIYDESAEKMYMPPMLLQPVVENAIKFGLYDTTGEIAINIKAWGVDSMLYLEVQNPFDTAMQPVHKGTGFGLASIRRRLYLLFARHDLLETSTVDNIYTTLIKVPQTHDKSSNN
- a CDS encoding LytTR family DNA-binding domain-containing protein, whose product is MIKAVIIDDEPLARAVVLEYLMDYPQVQVLQECNDGFEGLKAIQQHQPDIIFLDIQMPKITGFEMLELVENMPAVIFTTAFEEHAIRAFEVNAVDYLLKPFSKDRFDKALQKWLGKYTAPAPVAVPETNALLEAAGASPVQSNRVVIKINGKIKIIPVHDIHYLEAADDYVKIVTPEGNFLKNKTMAFFEQTLDPQQFTRVHRSYILNVNQVVRIDPYEKENHLAILKSGAKVLVSKTGYPRLKAALGL
- a CDS encoding YceI family protein, whose translation is MKQTVPTLALLLTLAACGGGASSDQAKTEEKKEAAVAAGTTYTIDTAATDVTWRGTHKGGMAPRFGIIKVTGGDLTVDNGAVTAGTFDIDMNSLTVDPASVTEPGKKPEDLAGHLKSPDFFDTAKHPGAKFVITGVAPFDSTKQKSLLAGATNLISGNLTLKDSTLNITFPAQITVSATEVTANAKFVIDRSAWGISYKTEGSPENWMISKDVEIGFSVKAAKK
- a CDS encoding thioesterase family protein → MQQLFQPGDTKTFERIVSAADTAAFDSGQVHPVYATFALARDAEWCCRLFVLDMKDEDEEGIGTALTVVHHAPALINSTVTFTATITGIQHHEISCSYEAYEGTRLIASGTQVQKILKKEKLERLFSRINQ
- a CDS encoding Nramp family divalent metal transporter gives rise to the protein MGPSLSEVHESIDTGSKSKWKKIFAFFGPAYLVSVGYMDPGNWATDLAGGSKYGYTLLWVLLMSNLMALLLQSLSARLGIVRGRDLAQANRETYPPFINFVLYILAEIAIAATDLAEVLGMAIGIQLLTGLPLIWGVSLTVLDTFLLLVLQRFGMRKMEAFIVALVAIVGTSFLIELILAKPHMNEVVKGFIPSIPDNTALYIAIGIIGATVMPHNLYLHSALVQTRKIKRDDKGIRQAIKLNFIDSTIALNLAFLVNAAILILAAAVFYTAGHTQIAEIQDAHELLEKLLGTKLAPILFAVALIAAGQSSTVTGTLAGQIVMEGYLHLRINPWLRRLITRLLAIIPALLVILIAGDKEVGALLVFSQVLLSMQLGFAIIPLIHFVSDRQTMGDYVIGTPLKILSWIIAAILVYLNIRMVYEEARDYITGGHSPAVDALIIILGLAFLALLVYTVVYPLFTRYRKTPTSTNIHPAQVTLGELEHPTYYRIAIALEFGKQDEKVIRSAIANGNEHTEYVLIHIVESASAKYFGKDSDDLETRKDQEQLDTYLALLKSRNIKAKGVLGFRRRSNEIARIVREEKADFLVLGGHGHKGLKDIIYGETANQVRHKVNIPVLVVQ
- a CDS encoding metal-dependent transcriptional regulator, whose protein sequence is MNLSVAEENYIKAIFKLQEGDAAVTTNAIAYELDTKPASVTDMAKKLKEKKLIDYEKYQGITLTADGRKAALQIVRRHRLWECFLVDKLSFSWDEVHELAEELEHVRSEKLINRLSEFLGNPVIDPHGDPIPDANGKMIKSRPQTSLDQANAKRLVVTAVSDQSSALLAFLNAKGIKLGTQLEIIAHYEFDNSLEIKVKNQPAITISEQVAKNIMVRPL
- a CDS encoding cation:proton antiporter, producing the protein MKYSLVLLMKISLPLKDPVPIFSLVLFIILLAPIILRKFRIPSIIGLIIAGMLIGDHGFQLVEKDSIKLFGNAGLLYIMFLAGLELDMNDFRKNRYRSMVFGGFTFFIPLIMGFLVCTYLLQFNFMATLLVSSMFATHTLVAYPLASRLGITKNEAVTVAVGGTIITDTAVLLILAVITGAQAGNLNTEFWVRLSVSLLIFAVIILWVFPMLGRWFFKKIKDDKTSHFIFVLALVFAAAFLAELAGVEGIIGAFLAGLALNQLIPHTSPLMNRIEFVGNAIFIPFFLISVGMLVDLRVLLKGPEALIIAGALTGMALSSKWLAAWFTQLVFGYSNTQRNVIFGLSSAHAAATIAVILIGFNMHIVDENVLNGTVILILCTCLVGSFVTENAGRKLAIQEASEKPELPDQPERILIPVANPERIESLLDFAVMIKDPHAATPIYPLAIVQDNPAAKESIHASNKMMEKAVIHAAATESQLQVVTRIDLNISDGISRAAKELMVSDVILGWTDKTSATDRFLGSFFGSTLDNVLQSVWETIYVCSFQYPLNTTKKMVLALPKNAEYEIGFLHYLQKMLMLAKQSGAKLVVFCAESTQSVIDGFIVKTKVSIDITYKSNEGIENSQALTKEVTKNDLIVIVTARKGSLSYNASMESIPGKISRHFKDNNAILLYPEQTAIDYVEAGIQPEDLTLAPIQEQLANLSKLGKAVKRIFKPKK